The Raphanus sativus cultivar WK10039 chromosome 2, ASM80110v3, whole genome shotgun sequence DNA segment AGGATTCCAGAGACGGAAAATTTTTTCTGTTAGGAGGTACGGGGGTGTGCATACATGCTCTCGGACTAATCAAAGTAATAGCTGCAACATCAAGAGGAAAGGCTCTGCAGAATCAGTTGCAACTTTTTGAATGAGGAATATCCTGGAAAACTGTGGACTCCTCTTCCGAGAGATATCATGgatttaataaagttaaaattggGTGTATCAGTATCTTACTCCACAGCCTTGAGAGGGAAAATCTAGCTATGCGTGAGTTGCGTGGTAATTCAGAAGACAGCTACAAGATGTTGTATAGCTACTTGTACATGTTAGAGCAGGTTAATTCCGGAACAACAACAAGGGTGGAGTTGGATGAGGCAGGAAAGTTCAAGTACATTTTCATAGCTTTAGGAGCTTGCATTGAAGGGTTTAAGGTCATGAGGAAAGTGATTCTTGTGGATGCTACGGTTTTGAAGAACGGATATGGAGGTGTACTAGTATTTGCTAAAGATCAAGATCATAATCGTCACCATTATCCCCTAGCGTTTGGGGAACTCGACGGTGAGAATTATGCTAGTTGGACTTGGTTTTTCGAGATGCTCAAAACTGTTATACCGGACTCATCTGAAATAGTATTTATGAGCGATAGGAATCAGAGCCTCATCACCGCTGTAGCAAATGTGTATCCACAATCTCACAATGGCCATTGTATATGGCATCTAGCTCAGAATGTGAGAAATCATGCTTGTAACACCATCAAAGCCGTAGTGGCATGGAGATTTATGGAGTTTGCTAGGTATTACACAGTGCATGAGTTCGAGGCTGCTTATGCATCTTTTAAAGTGAGATATCCTTCAGCCTTCAAGTATGTGGAGGAGAACACTAAGAGAGAAACATGGGCTAGGGTCTATTTTCCAGGTTGTAGATACAACTTGGACACTAGCAACAGTGTGGAGTCGATGAATAGCGCATTTAGGGACGCAAGGAGGTATGTCTTGATACCAATGTTGGATACAATAATCAAAAAGATTTCTACTGGTTTAATGAACATCGGAAGGACGCTGTGTCTGGATCGATTGATACCAAACTGGTTCTTCCGGTTGAGATCCATTTGCACAACTTATGGGGCAAAGCTGAGAAAACGCCAGTGCGTGAGCTGAATAGTTATGATCTTGAGTATGAGGTAACCGACACTGACGATGGGAAGGTTTATTTGGTGAACTTGATAGTGAATACATGTAGCTGCAAggtatatgattataaaaagtATCCTTGTCTTCACGGACTTGCTGCTTACTTATATTTCCTTGAGGTTCCTGCTGCTCATGGTCGTCGACGTGAGGTCAACATAGATATCATCAGTTGATCTCACAGTATTACTGGACAGAACTTTGGGCAATGGCTTATTACAGAACCATATATTCTGTGCCGGACAAGTCTGAATGAAATGTACTAGATCACATCAAAGAGCTCCAGATCATatgtcatgtccctagttctaactaaggcatccggacaggccatggtgcggggagttgggctggccaggttgaaaagacctaaaggcaagtgtatcatggtctaaacaaatggttaagtgcatcaggaagctgagacttgaccagaataagaagaaaagaaggaaatggtagctggatgagtgatccggaagctggacatggtccggaagcagctcaatcagctaggtggagctggtagggagctcacacagtcttgggcagctcacaggagctggaggagtagctcactcagctcaggcaactgtcactcagctcaactcagctggacagAGTGATGGAGCCTTGACCGGCCATTGCGGACCATGAGTGATGGTTATGGCCCGGATGCTGGTTAAGGGTGTCCGTTGGGTCTAGGTTGCTTGGGCAAGGGAGCTGAGTGTTTGGGCAAGCATTTGggcttgagatcgatcagcccaaagGAAGAAAGGGACGGTTTGCAAGCGGTTGGgcggttttgggcgaaaaggtgtccgttggtcAAATGACCAATCACATCGCCCGGACGGTTGCCAAgcctcttccctataaataaacccctcctctgtcgacataattcatcagaaacataaggggaaactctgcccaaatctctacagaatcaaagagagaaaagagaagtgagaCCGCTAAGGCATTCCGTGAGAAGCAAAGGTGATTCCGgtgagttctaagccgtgggcaagtgaagcttgatcggaaatggataccagaggaaaggagaaggctgcagagaagagtgtgggggcttccaaacacacacctaaggtactggatgcaaaccaagtacaaaccgccatgaatcatccatccaggtggtttggccgtttgatccataagtggatggttgcatctattgttcttactctgtcaatatatctcttctccatcatattctgaagttatctatgagtctaaactcatgaacacgccaccaaggcttggccagatcagagtaatctctccatggccttggttgggcatgtatggtccgatctcatacttccagtgggagttattgggatttggcgtttgatatcccttagtggggatttataatgaattatcaaagtgatagaataattttatatgattgatttcgagatggtaccatgaggccggttaggttgttcatggccaagatcaatatgatcaaggccggttctgggaaatccgcttggaccattctcttaatcatgaattatcatgtgttttaattagtttttggatgagtaaatcaatggttctcaaatcggccagaaatggactaagtgtccaaaccatgcttaggttgtatattgctaggatatcaGTCATGaatcttatgcatatgtgttgtgggttttgatttcaggtcctgacagggatcgtggtaaggctaaggagccatgaagaccttggccgtgtgggatgtgtgatgtagttcatgttgtaaacattggatttatgtttagcctattgtgcaacttatgatttgaatactatgtatggatcacatttgacatatatatataagatgatgtttgccttaagcttccgcattgtttttattattgcatgaacctcaatgattgaaaaatgactaagtaaagattggaccttaaccggctgaattacacttagatgtttaggtaaggccgcggactggttggatcatgggatccaggtttgggtcttacaagttggtatcagagcatgcatgattctaggctgttgggttagggcaggtcatcacacatccggctgggtctcatggcaggtTTTGGGTTTTGGTTAACATGATattgcttgaggtttgcaaataaaaatgttaatctaacctttgccttgtgttttgtctttgttgtccTAAGGGAACTAAGAAGAAGTCTCGGAAGACTAAGGAGGGGACAGGGGCGTCCGGAGCAGGAGATGCCTCAGTGCCCAATCCGCAATTGTTGCTGTCAGTTCCACCTACTGGCCAGACCAGTGAGGCTATCCTGACTGAAACCCAAGTGAAtcagactgaggttcagctgggtgGAGAGAACAGACAGTTGGACGAGACCGGGCAACCACTGAATGCGGCTGGAAGTCAGCTAGGAGCAACAGGTGGGCAGCAAAGGAATGATCAggaaggtgaagctgagtcctcagagactggtaaccgggctgatccaaacatccaaggagatgggaggattggaccggatgaaccaatggctgaaccaaccatgaagcagatacttgatgcaatcaagttgatgggtagtcagatgctggctatgacccaagtgttcACACCAGTTGTGAATTCTTCTATGGGTCAAACTACTCAAGCGCCAATGGTAGCTCCTGGTGTTGGTGTGACTGGTGGATATGTGGCGCCTCTTGCTGAGGTGATTGAGTTAGATCCACCAGTTGTGACAACCAAGAAGGTTGATTACCTAAAGGTGCTTGAGCACATCACccgtttgggaaccaaacactttgctggaagtgctgatcccatggaggcagatgagtggagggaccggctggctaggaacttcaggtctacaaggtgccctgaggagtaccaaagagacatagcagtgcacttcctggagggagatgcacacaactggtggctgtccttagacaagcgcaccaatggctctattgtgaagttctctgactttgaggttgagttcaaccacaagtactttccagctgaagcatgggaccgtttggaagctaagttcctggacttggttcagggcaagcggtcagtaagggagtatgaggaagagttcaaccggctcaggaggtatgtgggtaaggaacttgaggatgagaaggttcaggtccgcaggttcataaggggcttgaggcctgagcttaagacttattgctcagtccgtaccttcaacacagtctctgagttggtggaaaggatggcaatgctggagaccaatctggctgaggagaacaagcacaagctcaagagtgtggtggtgtcttccggtcagagtggtgacaagaagagaaagagggatgcggctgaagggggtaaaacctcaagtggtaggccaGAGTGTCCCAAGTGTGGCAAACACCATGGAGGAGAGTGCTGGAAGGCAATGGGAGCTTGTACCCGctgtggcaagatggatcactcagctcggGACTGTCCGGGTCCGGATAGGAACCGTGGGCAAGGCTCGACCAGTGAGTCCAGGACTTGTCATCAGTGTGGTAAGAAAGGGCATTTCCGTGTGGACTGTCCCCAGTTGCAAACTGGACAAGGCAAGGGTCGTGGTGAGCAGAACAGGCCAGACCCCAAACAAGGCCAAACTTCAGCACCTCGAgtctatgagctttcaagggatgtggatgagtccggacccttcaaggcgatcactggtataATTCTGAAACCCAttcttcttaaatttttaaatttattagaatggcatggtatggaatctaggatggactagatacttagatgaggtcttatgtagggaccttgtgtattggtgatgtggaaacacatgtattatttgatactggtgctacacatagttttgtgagccCAGAGATGATTGGTAAAGGCATGTTCCAAATGGGAACCAGGGATGATCTTGGCTTAgtgagtgcagccggtgggcaaTTAATGCATGCACTAGGTCTAGTCAAAGACATTCCAGTAATGATCCAAGGCAAGGCAATGCctgtggatctgattgtggtccgccttaagaatcacgaggtgatcctaggcatggactggcttggcaagaatcgggccaccttagactgtcatcgaggaagggtgcagtttgagagtgggtgtggacccccgatcaggtaccaaggtattaatccggcctctggatgcttagtgttatcagcagtccgtgcggcaaggatgctggaacaaggttgtgaggcttatatagccacaatcaccactaaggaggtcgtgggggatggtggcccggacgggataccgctggtcagtgagtttgatgatgtgtttaggtcactacagggcattccccctgataggtcagacccattcataatagaactggaaccagggacggccccaatgtcaaagagcccataccgcatggctccagctgagatggctgagctaaagaaacaacttgaagagttgttggaaaaggggttcatacgcccaagtgtatcaccctggggtgcaccagtcctctttgtcaagaagaaggatggtagcttcaggttgtgcattgattatagagggttgaatagggtgactataaagaataagtacccattgccccggattgatgagttgctggATCAACTGAAGGGAGCCAAatggttctccaagattgatttggcatcaggttatcatcaaatccccattgcatcagaagatgtgaggaagacagctttccggactaggtatggccactatgagtttgtggttatgccattcggattgactaatgcaccagcagcctttatgaagatgatgaatgggaTTTTCAGAgagtacttagatgaatttgtaatcatcttcattgatgatatactagtttactctaagacccgggaagaccatgagaggcatctcagattggtgttggaaaggctgagagagcaacaattgtttgccaagctaagcaagtgtagcttttggcagaagagcattggcttcctaggacatgtggtgtctgaggaaggagtgtctgttgatccggagaagatcaagtgcatacaagagtggccaagaccaaaaaatgctacagaagtaagaagcttcttgggtttggccggatactacaggaagtatgtcaaagggtttgcaagtgtggcacaacctatgacacaacttactggaaaggaTGTCAAATTCATCTGGTCAGAAGCTTGTGAAAAGAGCTTTGAggccttgaagaacatgctgaccagtgcaccagttttggtgttacctgaggaagatcaaccatatgtggtgtacacggatgcatccattactggattaggctgtgtgctcacacagaatgggaaggtcatagcatatgcctcaaggcaactcaggaagcatgagggcaactacccaacacacgacctggagatggccgcagtggtgtttgccttgaagatatggagatcatacTTGTATGGTGCCAAAGTCCAGATTCTCACtgaccacaagagcctgaagtacattttcactcaacctgagttgaatttgagacaaaggcggtggatggagtttgtggccgactatgatttggacattgcctatcacccaggcaaggccaatctagtggcagatgctttaagcaggcgtagggctgaggtatcagctgagaaggaagcagagatcctggaagggatggtccggtcactacatctagacaccatggcaagtgaggatgagcctttgggtttagaggctgtgaaccaggctgatctacttaccagaatacaacaagcacaaagcttggatgagaatttgcaaaaggttgcaaagaatgataAAACTGAGTACCAAGTCACAAgaaatggtaccattttggtacatgggcgggttagtgttcctggtgaccggggactaaaggaagagattatgagccaagctcataagtctaagttctcagtgcacccgggactaaacaagatgtacaaagacatcaaaaggtattaccattggatcaggatgaaggctgacattgctgagtgggtggcaaagtgccctacttgtcaattggtcaaggctgaacatcaggttccaagtggtttactacaaaacctccccataccagaatggaagtgggatcacatcacaatggactttgtgactggatttcccacaaccagaaacaaga contains these protein-coding regions:
- the LOC108835385 gene encoding protein FAR1-RELATED SEQUENCE 8-like — protein: MRELRGNSEDSYKMLYSYLYMLEQVNSGTTTRVELDEAGKFKYIFIALGACIEGFKVMRKVILVDATVLKNGYGGVLVFAKDQDHNRHHYPLAFGELDGENYASWTWFFEMLKTVIPDSSEIVFMSDRNQSLITAVANVYPQSHNGHCIWHLAQNVRNHACNTIKAVVAWRFMEFARYYTVHEFEAAYASFKVRYPSAFKYVEENTKRETWARVYFPDFYWFNEHRKDAVSGSIDTKLVLPVEIHLHNLWGKAEKTPVRELNSYDLEYEVTDTDDGKVYLVNLIVNTCSCKVYDYKKYPCLHGLAAYLYFLEVPAAHGRRREVNIDIIS